The genomic interval TTTTCCTGGTTTTGTTGGTACGTACCAGTTAAATCGTGTTGCTGCATTAGGGTTAACTGCTCTGGAGTTTTTAGAGTATGGTAATGCGTACATGTCGCAAGTCATTAAAAATGCCCAAGCATTGGCTCAGTCTTTGGATGCCTATGGGCTGACTGTTTGGGCAAAAAGCAAAGGGTTTACTCAAACCCATCAAGTCCTTCTTGATATGACCGCCTATGCTGGAGGGTGGGCTGCTATCAGACGATTAGAGCGCTGTGACATCATTGGAAACCCTGTTTTTATTCCTGGAGCAGCATCTATTTTACCCACAGGTTTAAGATTAGCGACAACCGAAATGACGCGCCGAGGCATGAAGGAATCTGAAATGAACATGGTTGCAAATCTTATCGCCAGAGCATTATGCACGGACGAGTCAAGCAGTCAAATTGCGCATGACTCAAATAACCTGGCTGCCTTGTTTCAAACAATTCATTACTGTTAAGGATGACCAAATGACCTACTTTTTAATGATGGCTGTTTTATTAAATATAATGCCTGGTCCGGCGATGTTTTACGTGATACATCACAGTATGCAAAAAAATAGTCGCAGGACATTCTTATCACTTTTTGGGATTGAATGTGGTACTTTTGTGCATACTATAGCGGCTACCCTTGGATTAACCGTTCTGCTGATTAAAATTCCTTTCTTTTTGATAGGGGCTAAATATTTATGCGCTTTATTTTTAATTTATCTTGGAGCATCGGCTTTAAAAAAGCAAACATTAAAACCGGTAAACAATTTTTATTTAGTCAGTAAAGATTATTTTATATTTTGCAAAGGTGTAATTATTAATCTTTTGAATCCCAAAGTTCTTCTTTTTTTATGGCAATTTTGCCACAATGTATCACTATTGATGCACCTGATGCGAAATATCAAATATTTTTACTCGGATCTTTATTTTGTCTGTTTGGCGTTATTATTCGTGGATTAATCAGTATCGTTTTGTTGACTGTTTTACCAGCGCAGAGGGTAAATTCGACAGAAAAAATGTCCTGGTTGGATAAGAGCATACATTCTTTATTTATCTTATGTGGAATTATCTTATTGATCTGGTCCAAGTAGTTTCGCTTTGGAAACTAAAAACTGTTTATTCCTTGTTTATAGATAGAAACATGACAACCACTAAAGTTGGCTTATTAAACCTTACGGAAGAGTTAGTGAATGACACAATCTTTCTTCCCTTATATGATAAAACTGTATTTCGTTATAAATTATTACTTATTTTTTTAATGAGGCTTTTAATGAATAACCTTATAATTTTAAAAGAGAATTTATAAGGATAAATGGTTTTTTATTTACTTTCATTTCACCTTTAAATACTATTAGTGAGACTACATAATCATGGATTAAAAATGATACGGAAATTTATCCTAAGAGGTATTATATGGTTTAGCATTTATGTTTCTGCCTTATCTGCACATTCTAATATCGAGTTGATCCTAGATGGTGGGGTTGATTGGTTTAGCCCGCCTAAAAGTACACACATTATTGTTACGGACATTGAAACAGATTCTATAGAACAAGGCACTTCTCATGCCACTGGAGACATTGGTCTGGCTGTTAATTATAGATTTCCTCTTTTGAATAATATTCAAACGCCTTGGTTTAATCAGTTTGGAGTCGGGTTAAATCTTCGTTACAGCGGATTTTCCAATTTTATTATTGATGGTCAAGTCTATCAATTTGAACAAGCGGATTTAAACAATTATCGTTATCGCCTTTATTTTGAAAATACTCGGCTTTTAGCACAACTTACGTTTGATGTACTTACTTATAAACAAGCCTCTTTGTTTATTTTAGGTGGTCTCGGCGGTGGCTGGTCTAAATTTAATTATGAAGATAAACCCATTTCAAGTGACTTAGAAGGGGGGGTATCTTTAAATAATAAACATACAACAAAATTGGTCACCGATGCAGGTATTGGTCTGAATTATCACTATTCAGCAGGATTTTCATACTCACTAAGCTATTTATATACTAATTATGGTCATATTAGCGCCAGTTCTTCTGGGCAACTAAATGGTGAATATGTAACTCTAGCTTCACCAGCGTATGCACTGAGTTCAAATACCCTTTTAGTTGGAGTTCACTATGTTATCTAATCATATTCAAAGGTGCAGGATGCGCTGTATTTCAATCAGTGCATTATTATTGATATCAGGTAGCTGCCATGCTGAGTTACCCATTTCATTTATCTCTTCCACTTCAATCAATGATCTTGCTATTGGGCAAACTCAAACTTTAAATTATACAATTAGAAATAATGTTAGAGGGCGCACGTTACCTTTACGAAGCATCCAGGTTATCAATGATGGTGATAATCAATCCTCTCAAGTGACAACTCTTACCACTACTTGTGGTAGTACCCTGGCATACAATGCAACTTGTTCTATCTCTGTAGTTATAGCGAATGCTACTGCTAATATAAATCGTCATTTAAGTATTAATTATGGTGGACGTAGTCCATTAACGAGTCCTATTAAATCAAAAATTAGTAAAGCAAAATATACCGTATTGGTATATATCATTGGTTCTGATCTGCAGACCGATCATAATTTTGCGAATTTTAATATTGCACAAATGGAACAAGTAGGATCTACATCCAATATGAATATTATATTAGAAACAGGGGGATCTCGTTCTCCTGGTTATCAAACTGTTCAGCGAAAAATTGTTTATAAAGGGAAAACACAGCAGCTTGCTGATTTGGGTAGTCTGGCTATGGGTAACCCCGCAGTTATAAAAGACTTTTTGCAGTGGGGAATTACAAATTATCCAGCTGAAAAATACATTACCATTTTTTGGGATCATGGTGGGGGTCCCAATGGCGGTTATGGTGGCGCGGATATTCCTCCCGCACCTGGAAAAATTGCAATCAATGATTTATCTAAGGTAGTTGGTGAAGTTGCTGGAGGAATTAGTCACTTTTTTGAAATCATTGGATTTGACGCATGTTTAATGGCCTCTGCGGAAACTCTAGCCAGTTATTCGGGTTATGCTAAATATTTTATTGCATCTGAAGATTTAGAGCCGGGTAAAGGCTGGCAGTATAATACGTTCCTAAAATATATTGATGAGCATCCCACTGCCACTGGCGAAGACATAGGAAAAGTTATTATTGATGGTTATACCGAACAAAATAACACAGGCTCAACTACGCTATCGCTTTCGGATCTAAGTGAAGTAATGAATTTAAATACTGCTCTTACTCATTTTGCAACAGCTCTTGAGAACTATCTAACAAACGATGAAAGTTGGATGACCATTGCTAAAAGTCGTTTTAAATCAGCAGATTATAGTACTTCAGTCTGGGATAATAAAAGTGTGGATGTGGTTGACTTAGTAGAGTTTGCTCAACGGATTGGTACAGCCATTCCCTCTCTAAATGACACTGCTCAAGCAGTCATCAATGCAGTAGATAAAGCAGTGCTCTATCTTAAAAATAGTGCTGATAGAGCAGATTCGTATGGTTTAACCTCTTACTTCCCATCCATAATGGCGCAATACGAAACAATATATCCAGATGTCACTCAAATTGATGGTGAGTATTTTTCTCATCTACATATGTTGGTTTTGTCCAGAGATATAGAAACTATTATATAACTAATATCAACTCTCTAAAAGCGATATTAGCTGACACGACCTTTGATGGAACCAATTATCTCAGCACTGTAACCAACTCATTTAATGAGCTTTATGCAGCTGTTGGAAATGAGAACTGTGTTAATTTAACAGATAATAGAAATAGTCCGGTAACCAACGTTCCTTGTTATACCAGTAACCAATCAACAGGAATTGAGGTCACGCCAACAATAGGAAATGCATATTCTTTGAGTTTTAATAAAAGTGAACATTTATATAACTGGCCAATATTAAATGATCAGGCGGTACTTTTTATTCCAGACGATGCTTCGCCCAACAATCCTGATGAAACTAACTTCTTAATACCGGTCACTCAAATTTTAAATCCAATTCAAGATGATGTTGATGGATATATTTCTGTGCGACGTATTAACAACGAATATCAAATTTCCGGGTTTCAAAGTGGTATAGGAAGCACAAACACGGCCAGCAAAGTTGTAGACATTAATGAAGGAGACCGATTTTATATTCGTACCTACGGTTATAACGATACGTTAATTAATCCCCAATGGCAGCTGATGAGAACGAACTTTATAGTTACTGCACCATTAACTTTGTCATTCAGAGTTCTTCCTGAAGGGACGACCTCAACTAATACATTTGATGCGTTTAGATTTTTGGTGGGTGATGTTACTGGAGCACTTCTAATTAGCCCAGGTTATGCGGCATATTAAATAGAGAGACTTCAATCAAGTAGCAAAGCGACGAGTTGCAGTTTTAAATTTTATACATTTTTTAGCTGCAACTTTTAACCACGATGGTGACTTCATTTTAAAATAATCGGTTCAATATTAAGTTGTACACTATAACGCTCTTTAATTCGTGATTGGATCCAGGCAGCAAACTCCAATAACTCTGCTTGATATGCACCTCCATAATTTACCATAACCAATGCATGTTTCTGGTAAATTCCAACATTCCCTTGTCGCAATCCTTTCAGACCCAAACTATCAATCAGCCATCCTGCTGATATTTTAATTTTCTCGTGTTCATGCGTGGTGTACACCGGTAAATTAGGGTGTTGAATACATAATTTCTGCGCTAATTTTTTTGGTATGATTGGATTATGAAAAAAACTACCTGCATTACCTAGCTCGTTTGGGTCAGGCAATTTACTTTGACGAATATTGATGATTATATTACGCAAATCATATGGTGTTGGATTAGTTAAAGATGAAAGTCTTTGAGCAACATCACCGTAATTTGCGTTAAAAGTTGGATTTGATAATAAAGTAAAAGTAACGCTAATAACGATATAGCGCGAATTATTTTTTAAAATACTGTTTCGATAACTAAATTGACACTCACTGTTGCTGAGACTAACTAATTTCGCAGTTTGAAGATCATAGACCAAAACCTTTTTTATAAAATCTTTAACTTCAACTCCATAGGCGCCAATATTTTGAATCGGTGATGCGCCCACTGTTCCTGGGATTAAGCTTAAATTTTCCAACCCAAAAGCACCATGAGTGTTACAATAAGCCACAAACTCATCCCAACTCTCACCAGCCATCGCCGTAACAATCTGCTCTTGCCCATCTGTAGTAATTGAAATACCACGTAACTCATTATGAACAACTAAACCTTGATATCGAGTGGGTATAATTAAATTACTACCTCCTCCCAAGACAAAGAACTTAGAAAATTTAGAAATAAGCTTCCTAAGTTCATCTAGTTGTTTGATTTGATTTAAGACAACATAATGAGATGCTGTTGATTTTAGGTGCAATGTATTTAAAGGAGTTAAATCAATATTCTCTAGGATGTTCAGCATCGGTTGGTAATCAGTTGTGTGTTAATCATGTATTATCGCGAGTTTAATTGGGAGACGCAATGGGTTTAACTAATAACGTTCGTATAAGCTCCCAGGATCTGCTGACAGCTAGAAAATGCCATCAGTCTTTGTGCTGATCGAGTGATTAAGGGGCTTTGTCTTAGCTCAAAAGTAGGGCAGTTTAAAATAAGAATCTCAAATTATTGATATGCTCTGCGACCTTTAAATTATAAATAGCTGGCCACCAATAATGCCGAATAAATATCCCCAAAAGAAAGGATGGAACGTTCCAAAACCAAAATATAAGTTAACTAATTGGTCAGATTATAATGACGCCTTACGGCAATGGGGTAATATTATAGTTTGGTTATCAGCGGAAACAATATCGCAGTGGTATGAGAAAGACAGGGTTTATGACGGCACTGGAACACCAAAGCGTTACAGTG from Legionella sainthelensi carries:
- the murB gene encoding UDP-N-acetylmuramate dehydrogenase, producing MLNILENIDLTPLNTLHLKSTASHYVVLNQIKQLDELRKLISKFSKFFVLGGGSNLIIPTRYQGLVVHNELRGISITTDGQEQIVTAMAGESWDEFVAYCNTHGAFGLENLSLIPGTVGASPIQNIGAYGVEVKDFIKKVLVYDLQTAKLVSLSNSECQFSYRNSILKNNSRYIVISVTFTLLSNPTFNANYGDVAQRLSSLTNPTPYDLRNIIINIRQSKLPDPNELGNAGSFFHNPIIPKKLAQKLCIQHPNLPVYTTHEHEKIKISAGWLIDSLGLKGLRQGNVGIYQKHALVMVNYGGAYQAELLEFAAWIQSRIKERYSVQLNIEPIILK
- a CDS encoding LysE family translocator translates to MTYFLMMAVLLNIMPGPAMFYVIHHSMQKNSRRTFLSLFGIECGTFVHTIAATLGLTVLLIKIPFFLIGAKYLCALFLIYLGASALKKQTLKPVNNFYLVSKDYFIFCKGVIINLLNPKVLLFLWQFCHNVSLLMHLMRNIKYFYSDLYFVCLALLFVD
- a CDS encoding clostripain-related cysteine peptidase is translated as MRCISISALLLISGSCHAELPISFISSTSINDLAIGQTQTLNYTIRNNVRGRTLPLRSIQVINDGDNQSSQVTTLTTTCGSTLAYNATCSISVVIANATANINRHLSINYGGRSPLTSPIKSKISKAKYTVLVYIIGSDLQTDHNFANFNIAQMEQVGSTSNMNIILETGGSRSPGYQTVQRKIVYKGKTQQLADLGSLAMGNPAVIKDFLQWGITNYPAEKYITIFWDHGGGPNGGYGGADIPPAPGKIAINDLSKVVGEVAGGISHFFEIIGFDACLMASAETLASYSGYAKYFIASEDLEPGKGWQYNTFLKYIDEHPTATGEDIGKVIIDGYTEQNNTGSTTLSLSDLSEVMNLNTALTHFATALENYLTNDESWMTIAKSRFKSADYSTSVWDNKSVDVVDLVEFAQRIGTAIPSLNDTAQAVINAVDKAVLYLKNSADRADSYGLTSYFPSIMAQYETIYPDVTQIDGEYFSHLHMLVLSRDIETII